One Myripristis murdjan chromosome 17, fMyrMur1.1, whole genome shotgun sequence DNA segment encodes these proteins:
- the LOC115375016 gene encoding SLAM family member 9-like, with protein sequence MEAKWLVLWTFLHQIKGSSAVTSQFVLKGEDVTLHVQKPDIQEGTIFTWKFKSRYNVARLVKDEVSIFTNYRGRVDFSLEDYSLLLKSLTEADSGVYSAVLYGEQDEKVAEYKVTVQERVSPVQLTVKPVSFSSDSCNVTVTCSSQDSSISSTLTCDGEDCSLVGGERSEVTASATAFRVHVFDGSVICNHSNQVSWSEDRMEIDARCWPDVGKT encoded by the exons ATGGAAGCAAAATGGTTAGTTCTCTGGACTTTTCTGCACCAGATAAAAG gttcCAGTGCTGTGACGTCTCAGTTTGTGCTGAAGGGAGAAGATGTCACTCTGCATGTTCAGAAACCTGACATTCAAGAAGGAACCATATTTACATGGAAGTTCAAGAGTAGATACAATGTAGCAAGATTAGTTAAGGATGAAGTATCTATCTTTACAAACTACAGAGGAAGGGTTGATTTTTCATTAGAAGATTACTCTTTGCTGTTGAAGAGTCTAACAGAAGCTGACAGTGGAGTTTATTCTGCAGTGCTGTATGGGGAACAAGATGAGAAAGTGGCTGAATACAAAGTCACAGTTCAAG AGCGAGTGTCTCCAGTTCAGCTGACAGTGAAGCCTGTCTCCTTCAGCTCAGACTCCTGTAACGTCACTGTGACCTGCAGCAGTCAGGACTCTTCCATCAGCAGCACTTTGACATGTGACGGAGAAGACTGCTCTctggtgggaggagagaggtcagaggtcacagcctCAGCTACCGCCTTCAGAGTCCATGTGTTTGATGGGTCAGTCatctgtaaccatagcaaccaggTCAGCTGGAGTGAGGACAGGATGGAGATTGATGCTCGCTGCTGGCCAGATGTTGGTAAGACATAA
- the LOC115375015 gene encoding uncharacterized protein LOC115375015, translating to LSDLFIIFAGSSAVRSVFVLKGEDLLLDVHKPEPLAGKFVFEWKFQNTFYVARLTNGYVRITDSYKHRVKFSQENYSLELKNLQKADSGVYTAIMTVTQDQILAKYQVTVQERVSPVQLTVNSSSSDSCDVTVTCSSQDSSISSTLTCDRGDCSLEGGERSEVTASAASLRIYLLNGSVTCNHSNQVSWREDRKEIDPLCLLSSGPVSLPGTCYLVRTVVLSVGLVSMVAAVITVNLRAQE from the exons TTAAgtgatttgtttattatttttgcagGTTCCAGTGCTGTGAGGTCTGTATTTGTGCTAAAGGGAGAGGATCTACTTCTTGATGTCCATAAACCTGAACCTCTGGCAGGGAAATTTGTATTTGAATGGAAATTCCAAAACACATTCTATGTCGCAAGATTAACTAATGGATACGTGAGAATCACAGACAGCTACAAACACAGGGTGAaattttcacaagaaaattactCTTTGGAGCTGAAGAATCTACAGAAAGCTGACAGTGGAGTTTATACTGCAATAATGACCGTGACACAAGACCAAATACTAGCTAAATACCAAGTCACAGTTCAAG AGCGAGTGTCTCCAGTTCAGCTGACAGTGAACTCCTCCAGCTCAGACTCCTGTGACGTCACTGTGACCTGCAGCAGTCAGGACTCTTCCATCAGCAGCACTTTGACATGTGACAGAGGAGACTGCTCtctggaaggaggagagaggtcGGAGGTcacagcctctgctgcctccctCAGAATCTACCTGCTGAATGGGTCAGTCacctgtaaccatagcaaccaggtcagctggagagaggacaggaaggagaTTGATCCTCTCTGCTTGCTCAGCTCTG GTCCAGTGAGTCTCCCTGGTACCTGCTATCTTGTGAGGACGGTCGTGCTCTCTGTCGGTCTGGTCAGCATGGTAGCTGCTGTGATCACCGTCAACCTCAGAGCGCAGGAGTGA
- the LOC115375014 gene encoding SLAM family member 9-like — translation MFLFLMLGLLVCSEPPGSSAVTPRFVLKGEDVTLDVQKPDIQETTIFAWRFKREDNVVRLVNDEVFISTNYRGRVEFSSVDYSLLLKSLTEADSGVYSALLSGDRDLKVAEYEVTVQEPVSPVHLTVNSSSSDSCNVTETCSSQDSSISSTLTCDGGNCFLEGGERSEVTASAASIRVYLLSGSVICNHSNQVSWREDRKETDALCWLDAGPQSLSGVSVYLVRTVVFSVGLIIMVSVVIGVNLLVRLRKKE, via the exons ATGTTTCTCTTCTTGATGTTGGGACTTCTGGTCTGCTCAGAACCACCAG gttCCAGTGCTGTGACGCCTCGGTTTGTGCTGAAGGGAGAAGATGTCACTCTGGATGTCCAGAAACCTGATATTCAAGAAACAACCATATTTGCATGGAGGTTCAAGAGAGAAGACAATGTAGTGAGATTAGTTAATGATGAAGTATTTATCTCTACAAACTACAGAGGAAGGGTTGAGTTTTCATCAGTAGATTACTCTTTGCTGTTGAAGAGTCTAACAGAAGCTGACAGTGGAGTTTATTCTGCACTGCTGTCTGGGGACAGAGACCTGAAAGTGGCTGAATATGAAGTCACAGTTCAAG AGCCAGTGTCTCCAGTTCACCTGACAGTGAACTCCTCCAGCTCAGACTCCTGTAACGTCACTGAGACCTGCAGCAGTCAGGACTCTTCCATCAGCAGCACTTTGACATGTGACGGAGGAAACTGCTttctggagggaggagagaggtcagaggtcacagcctctgctgcctccatCAGAGTCTACCTGTTGAGTGGGTCAGTCatctgtaaccatagcaaccaggtcagctggagagaggacaggaaggagaCTGATGCTCTCTGCTGGTTAGATGCTG GTCCACAGAGTCTCTCTGGTGTCTCTGTGTATCTCGTGAGGACGGTCGTGTTCTCGGTCGGTCTGATCATCATGGTGTCTGTGGTGATCGGCGTCAACCTCCTGGTCAGGctcagaaagaaagagtga